In Candidatus Tiamatella incendiivivens, the genomic window GGAGGCTGGTAAGTTATTCACTGTGATTATTTCAAGAAACCCAGAGAACCAGGTATTCCGTACAGCATTAAAAAAGGGAGGAAGGTTAGTCTTCCCGTTGTGCTAGCCTTGAGTCTAGCATTAGTAGTGCGTGCGGCTGCTCGCTTGTTAGTTTGAGCATTCCAAGTATCTCGCTGAACGTTTTCTCCTCCTCCACTTGCTCATCTATAAACCAGTGTAGGAAGACCTCGGTAGGCTTGTCGCCTAGTTCCCTGGCTGCCTCGAATATCTTGTTAATGCTGTCCGTAACGAATTTCTCGTGCTTCAACCCCTCCTCGA contains:
- a CDS encoding ferritin produces the protein GLPGFAKWMRIQAKEEVEHAMKFYEYINDRGERVVLEAIEKPPVEWESVTQLFEEGLKHEKFVTDSINKIFEAARELGDKPTEVFLHWFIDEQVEEEKTFSEILGMLKLTSEQPHALLMLDSRLAQRED